TGTCATCGATGATCCTAATGAAGGTAAGTATACATTTGGAACAATAGATTTAATCGATTTAAATCTAGTCGATATGCGTTCGTTCCAAGTTGGAGAAGTCTCTGAAGTAGGTGGCAACGCAGCATTTCAATATGTGAAAGAAGTCATTCGTTTAGCTTTAGATAAGAAGATTGATGCAACAGTGACGAATCCTTTAAATAAAGAAGCGATGAATTCAGCCGGTCACCATTACGCTGGTCATACTGAAATATATGCGGATTTAACAAATACAGAGAAATACACAATGATGTTAGCTGATGGAAATTTACGTGTCGTTCATGTATCAACACATGTTTCGTTAAGAGAAGCATGTGATCGTGCCACGAAACAACGCGTACTTGATGTCATACACATTGCGAATCAAGCGTGTAAAGATTTAGGTATTGCTGAACCACGAATCGCAGTAGCAGGATTAAATCCACATTGTGGAGAAAATGGATTGTTTGGTGATGAAGAAATTAATGAAATTAATCCAGCTGTGGAAGCGGCAAAATTAGAAGGAATAGACGTCTACGGTTCTTTACCAGCAGATACTTTATTCTCGAAAGCAAATGGTGGAATGTATGACATCGTAGTTGCGATGTATCACGACCAAGGGCATATCCCATTAAAATTATTAGGTTTTGTTTATGATCAGGAAAAACAAAATTGGAAAGCTGTCGAGGGCGTAAACATTACTTTGAACTTACCTATTATTCGAACATCTGTCGATCATGGTACTGCATTTGATCAAGCAGGACAATGGACGGCTAGTGAAGCAAGTTTAGTTAATGCAATTGATTATGCAATTCGATTAGCTGAAAACACAAATAAATAGTAGGAAGGTGAAATAGAATGTCCAAATTAAAAGTAGTTCGTCATTCTGAACCAAATGGAACGATGTATCGTGATGATTTCTTAAATATCGATTTCGGATTGATTCCTACGGGAGGTAATCAAACTGCACATGCACCAACACTTATCGAAACAAATGATGGTGGCATGTTATGTGCATGGTTTGCTGGAAGCTTTGAAGGAAGTGGCGATATCTCTGTTGTTGTTTCGAAATTAGATGCCAGTTCTGAAACGTGGTCAACGCCCGTGAAAGTTTCACAAGGAGAAGATAGAAGTGAACAAAATCCTGCATTTTTCAGAGCAACAAACGATGAAATATGGTTGATTTATACATCTCAAGTATCTCGTCAAGAAGGAAAAGATAATATGCAATTCACATCAATCGTCATGGTGCAAAAATCTATGGACGAAGGTCAAACATGGACGGATGCTGAAGTGCTGTTTGAAAGCGAGGGTACTTTTTCTAGACAAGCGATTCAAGTGCTTAGTAACGGACGATGGATATTTAGTACATGGTTATGTGAAGATGCAGCTGATGGATTAACCAATGATCCAACTGAGTTTCAAATATCTGATGATAAAGGCGAATCATGGAAAGCAGTTCGAATGCCTGATAGCAGTGGACGTGTCCATGCAAATGTTATAGAAGTTGAAGCGGGACATTTAATTGCTTTTATGCGTAGTCGTTTTGCAGATTATATATATAGAAGTGAGTCATTTGATTTCGGTGATACATGGACAATTCCTGAGGCGACTATTCTTCCGAACAACAATTCAAGTATCAGTGCAATTAAATTACATTCAGGAGAAATTGCATTAAGTTATAACTTGAATTCAGCACCACAAGCATCATTTGGCAATATTGCATGGCCAGGTTTAAGAAATCCAGTTGCAGTGTCAGTGAGTGAAGATTTTGGAAAAACATGGCCAATTGGTCGAATCTTTGAACAAGCTGAGGGATATTTCGGAACCGAGAATAAAACAAATAACGCTCAATATGAGTACCCAACATTGTATCAAGATAAAAATAAACGACTGCATCTTGTTTATGCATACAAAAATCGATTATGTGTAAAATATGTACGATTTAGTTTGGAAGATTTATATGGAACGAAGAGAGAATCAATCGGTCTTTATAATCCAACGTCTGGTGAAGGCGTATAACGTTATAAATAAGTAATATTGATTTAACAAAAGAGGAAAATTAAGGAGAGATATCAATGAAACCAATAGAATTAAAAGGGATTATAAGTCCAATTTTGACGCCAATGTTTGATGATGGAAGTATCAATTTAGATGAACTTAGATTACAAGTGGACCGTATGATTGCACATGGAATTCATGGCATATTTGCATTTGGTACAAATGGAGAAGGATATATTTTATCTGCCTCAGAGAAAAGGTCAGTATTAGAAACAGTAGTAGATCAAGTGAATGGTCGAGTGCCCGTATATGCTGGAACTGGTGCAATTTCAACACTAGAGACAATTGAACAAAGTACGATGGCCAAAGAGGTAGGTGCAGACGTTCTATCTATTATTACACCAAGTTTTGCAGCCGCTAGCCAAGAAGAATTATATATTCATTTCAAAGCAGTTGCTGAATCAGTAGATATGCCAATTGTTTTATACAACATACCTGCACGAACAGGAAATTCAATTGCACCGGAAACAGTTGCAAAGTTATCTAAAATTAAAAATATTGTTGGTGTTAAAGATTCTAGTGGTAACTTCTCCAATATTCTTGCTTATATTGAAGCTGGTAAAGAGAAAGATAATGGTGAATTTTATACTTTATCAGGGAATGATCAATTAATCACTTGGACATTAATGGCTGGAGGAACAGGTGGGATTGCAGGTTGTGCCAATGTATATCCTAAAACGATGGCCTCTATTTACGATTTGTTTATTTCGGGAGATATAGAAGGTGCGCGTAAAACAAACGAAAGTATTCAAACATTCCGATCTTGTTTTAAATACGGAAATCCAAATACAATCGTTAAAACAGCA
The Mammaliicoccus sp. Dog046 genome window above contains:
- a CDS encoding sialidase family protein, translated to MSKLKVVRHSEPNGTMYRDDFLNIDFGLIPTGGNQTAHAPTLIETNDGGMLCAWFAGSFEGSGDISVVVSKLDASSETWSTPVKVSQGEDRSEQNPAFFRATNDEIWLIYTSQVSRQEGKDNMQFTSIVMVQKSMDEGQTWTDAEVLFESEGTFSRQAIQVLSNGRWIFSTWLCEDAADGLTNDPTEFQISDDKGESWKAVRMPDSSGRVHANVIEVEAGHLIAFMRSRFADYIYRSESFDFGDTWTIPEATILPNNNSSISAIKLHSGEIALSYNLNSAPQASFGNIAWPGLRNPVAVSVSEDFGKTWPIGRIFEQAEGYFGTENKTNNAQYEYPTLYQDKNKRLHLVYAYKNRLCVKYVRFSLEDLYGTKRESIGLYNPTSGEGV
- the dapA gene encoding 4-hydroxy-tetrahydrodipicolinate synthase, translated to MKPIELKGIISPILTPMFDDGSINLDELRLQVDRMIAHGIHGIFAFGTNGEGYILSASEKRSVLETVVDQVNGRVPVYAGTGAISTLETIEQSTMAKEVGADVLSIITPSFAAASQEELYIHFKAVAESVDMPIVLYNIPARTGNSIAPETVAKLSKIKNIVGVKDSSGNFSNILAYIEAGKEKDNGEFYTLSGNDQLITWTLMAGGTGGIAGCANVYPKTMASIYDLFISGDIEGARKTNESIQTFRSCFKYGNPNTIVKTATALLGHNVGPCRAPFNQVPQAGIDALKSVLNDNQSKNMH
- the pdxA gene encoding 4-hydroxythreonine-4-phosphate dehydrogenase PdxA, giving the protein MKKIGITMGDPAGIGPEISIKAFNDSALYERCHPLLVGDQSVIEHYLMNHPELSLKVNVIDDPNEGKYTFGTIDLIDLNLVDMRSFQVGEVSEVGGNAAFQYVKEVIRLALDKKIDATVTNPLNKEAMNSAGHHYAGHTEIYADLTNTEKYTMMLADGNLRVVHVSTHVSLREACDRATKQRVLDVIHIANQACKDLGIAEPRIAVAGLNPHCGENGLFGDEEINEINPAVEAAKLEGIDVYGSLPADTLFSKANGGMYDIVVAMYHDQGHIPLKLLGFVYDQEKQNWKAVEGVNITLNLPIIRTSVDHGTAFDQAGQWTASEASLVNAIDYAIRLAENTNK